One window of Henckelia pumila isolate YLH828 unplaced genomic scaffold, ASM3356847v2 CTG_525:::fragment_3, whole genome shotgun sequence genomic DNA carries:
- the LOC140873126 gene encoding uncharacterized protein At1g05835-like has translation MAHCETSDLLINQTATGALVKGKSQWNVTVTNECPCTQLHVTLMCKGFDTVEPLNTSVIAKSGDLCLLINDEQPIYPFATLSFTYAWDDQFAFKPNSSNVACS, from the coding sequence ATGGCACATTGCGAGACAAGCGATCTGCTGATCAACCAGACGGCAACAGGAGCATTAGTGAAAGGTAAATCCCAGTGGAATGTGACGGTGACGAATGAATGCCCATGCACTCAGCTTCACGTGACGCTAATGTGCAAAGGATTTGACACAGTGGAGCCATTGAACACTTCGGTGATCGCAAAATCTGGGGATTTATGTCTCTTGATCAACGATGAGCAGCCCATTTACCCATTTGCTACGCTTAGTTTCACTTATGCTTGGGATGATCAGTTTGCCTTCAAGCCTAATTCGTCTAATGTTGCTTGCTCTTGA
- the LOC140873250 gene encoding pentatricopeptide repeat-containing protein At4g13650, translating to MNQRTSSIQYYQGPNEFRNSFVFNECTATQNISMRISRTLPLISRKVHLILEKGWWLDTRNIHAGILTIGFAKGKKLHAEAFSLCSQEFKNNVTLDEVAVANALRACGGTKVSFQYVQQIHAKCVRSGFLARPLVCNPLIDFYLKNEFVDCAFQIFNNMYTRDSGTWVAMISGLSQNCCEVDGILLYNEMRKSGVFPTPYVFSSIISVCTKIDSYELGEQLHAIIYKWGFSSELFVCNSLVALYSRRGNLITAELIFIEMQQKDKVSYNTLISGYSMQGSNERSLQLFEKMLTVSLKPDSVTVACILASCASMGFLYKGMQLHSYAIKAGMCLDVIVEGSLLDLYVKCSDVKTAHKFFSETQSSNVVLWNVMLVAYGQLGDLQGSFRIYSQMHIAGLLPNEYTYPSILRTCTSVGALDLGEQVHTQVIKNGFQTNVYACSVLIDMYVKLGELGTAWKIFKRFSKDDVVSWTSMIAGYTQHDMFTEALNVFKEMQELRIQADGIGLASAISACAGVQALNQGRQIHSQSIVSGYLMDLSIGNALICLYARCGRIQEAYMTFQKICNRDNISWNGLISGFSQGGQNEEALKVFCQMIQAGEEANVFTYGSAVSAAANLTNINIGKQIHAYIMKTGNSFEAEVCNVLITLYAKCGSLHGAKRMFIETPQKNEVSWNAMITCYSQHGYGTEAIKLFEEMKRSQIMPNNVTYVGVLSACSHIGFVEEGLSYFESMHEQHGLVPKPEHYACVVDILGRAGQLRRARAFVDSMPIQPDAMVWRTLLSACTVHKNTEIGEVAAKHLLELEPEDSASHVLTSNMYAVTGKWEYRDRARQFMKERGVKKEPGRSWVEVKNMFHAFFAGDRLHPLADEIYMYLLNLNEQVAAIGYVQDRNSLWNDLELEQKDPSSHIHSEKLAVAFGLLSLNNNIPLRVMKNLRVCIDCHNWIKLVSKVVNRTITVRDTYRFHHFHNGACSCKDYW from the exons ATGAACCAGCGTACTAGCAGCATCCAGTATTATCAGGGCCCAAATGAATTTCGAAATTCTTTTGTTTTTAATGAGTGTACAG CCACTCAAAATATCTCTATGAGGATCTCAAGAACATTGCCCTTGATCTCAAGGAAGGTGCATTTAATCCTCGAGAAAGGATGGTGGCTCGATACCCGTAACATCCATGCTGGAATATTGACAATTGGATTTGCTAAAG GTAAGAAGTTACATGCTGAAGCTTTTAGCTTATGCTCGCAAGAGTTCAAAAATAATGTCACTCTGGATGAGGTTGCTGTGGCTAATGCCTTGCGGGCTTGTGGCGGAACTAAAGTTTCTTTTCAGTATGTTCAGCAGATTCATGCTAAATGTGTCCGTTCTGGTTTCCTTGCAAGGCCACTCGTTTGTAATCCGCTAATAGATTTTTACTTGAAGAATGAATTTGTAGATTGtgcatttcaaattttcaacaaCATGTACACGAGGGACAGTGGTACTTGGGTTGCCATGATATCAGGCTTGTCCCAAAATTGTTGTGAAGTGGATGGTATCCTCCTTTACAATGAGATGAGAAAATCTGGAGTTTTCCCTACCCCATACGTCTTCTCAAGCATTATAAGTGTGTGCACTAAAATAGACTCCTATGAACTTGGAGAACAACTTCATGCTATAATTTACAAGTGGGGATTTTCATCAGAACTCTTTGTGTGCAATTCTCTTGTGGCGCTTTATTCTCGACGTGGGAATCTGATAACTGCTGAACTGATTTTCATTGAAATGCAACAAAAGGATAAGGTTTCATACAACACTCTGATTTCAGGATATTCTATGCAAGGATCAAATGAGAGATCTCTCCAGTTATTTGAGAAAATGCTGACGGTATCCTTAAAGCCTGATAGCGTTACTGTTGCTTGTATTTTGGCCTCTTGCGCATCAATGGGGTTTCTTTATAAGGGAATGCAACTGCATTCATATGCAATAAAGGCAGGAATGTGTTTGGACGTAATAGTAGAGGGTTCTTTGCTGGACTTGTATGTAAAATGCTCGGATGTTAAAACGGCCCATAAATTCTTCTCCGAAACACAATCCAGTAATGTGGTCCTTTGGAATGTGATGCTAGTGGCATATGGACAGCTGGGTGATCTCCAAGGGTCATTTCGTATTTATTCACAAATGCATATTGCTGGTTTGCTACCTAATGAGTACACCTATCCGAGTATATTGAGAACCTGTACTTCTGTTGGAGCTCTTGACTTAGGAGAGCAAGTTCACACCCAAGTTATAAAAAATGGATTCCAGACAAATGTCTACGCATGTAGTGTGCTTATAGATATGTATGTCAAACTTGGAGAGTTGGGAACTGCTTGGAAAATATTCAAGCGTTTTAGTAAAGACGACGTCGTTTCTTGGACATCCATGATTGCTGGATATACACAGCATGACATGTTCACTGAAGCTCTTAATGTTTTTAAGGAGATGCAAGAACTAAGGATTCAAGCAGATGGAATTGGATTAGCAAGTGCAATTAGTGCATGTGCTGGAGTTCAAGCTCTCAATCAAGGACGTCAAATTCATAGTCAGTCTATAGTCTCTGGCTACTTAATGGATCTTTCGATTGGTAATGCACTTATATGTCTCTATGCTAGATGTGGTCGTATACAAGAAGCATACATGACATTCCAGAAAATCTGCAATAGAGATAATATTTCGTGGAATGGATTGATATCGGGATTTTCACAGGGCGGACAGAATGAGGAAGCGCTGAAGGTCTTCTGCCAAATGATTCAAGCAGGAGAGGAAGCTAATGTGTTCACCTATGGATCTGCAGTTAGTGCTGCAGCAAATTTAACAAACATAAATATAGGCAAGCAAATTCATGCTTATATAATGAAAACTGGAAACAGCTTTGAGGCTGAAGTATGTAATGTTTTAATTACATTATATGCAAAATGTGGAAGCCTACATGGTGCCAAAAGGATGTTCATTGAGACACCTCAGAAAAATGAAGTTTCGTGGAATGCTATGATTACATGCTATTCCCAACATGGATATGGTACAGAAGCTATAAAGCTCTTTGAGGAAATGAAAAGGTCGCAAATCATGCCAAACAATGTCACATATGTAGGTGTTTTGTCAGCTTGTAGCCATATAGGATTTGTGGAGGAGGGGTTGAGCTACTTTGAATCCATGCATGAACAGCATGGGTTAGTACCAAAACCAGAGCACTATGCATGTGTTGTCGATATTCTTGGGAGGGCTGGCCAATTGCGACGTGCACGAGCATTTGTGGATTCTATGCCAATTCAACCAGATGCAATGGTCTGGAGAACCCTCTTAAGTGCCTGCACAGTTCATAAGAACACAGAAATTGGCGAAGTTGCAGCAAAACACCTTTTAGAATTAGAACCTGAAGACTCAGCTTCTCATGTACTCACGTCAAACATGTATGCTGTTACAGGGAAATGGGAGTATCGGGATCGTGCAAGACAATTCATGAAAGAAAGAGGTGTTAAGAAAGAGCCTGGCCGTAGTTGGGTTGAAGTAAAAAATATGTTCCATGCATTTTTTGCTGGTGATAGACTCCATCCTCTTGCAGATGAGATATACATGTACTTGCTGAATCTGAACGAGCAGGTGGCTGCAATTGGTTATGTACAAGATCGTAACAGCCTATGgaatgatttggaattggagcAGAAGGATCCATCATCACATATTCACAGTGAAAAGTTAGCTGTTGCATTTGGACTTCTAAGTTTGAATAATAATATTCCGTTGCGTGTGATGAAGAATTTGCGTGTATGTATTGATTGTCACAATTGGATTAAATTAGTGTCAAAGGTTGTCAATCGAACTATCACTGTAAGGGATACATATCGCTTCCATCACTTTCATAATGGTGCGTGTTCATGTAAAGACTACTGGTAA
- the LOC140873221 gene encoding pentatricopeptide repeat-containing protein At5g27110 — protein MNTATIQILFSLLKSCTHTRSLKTIQTVHQKIISSGLQKNLALCKNLVNLYISCRAYKSANSVFLSLENPLDITLWNGLMAAYTKNFMYTEALTLYENLLQFPYLKPDSYTYPSVLKACGGLRRLDIGERIHADLTKSGLLSDVVISSSLVGVYAKCGLFGAAVKLFDEMPARDLACWNNVISCYYQSGQSEKALEYFERMRSFGYKPDSVSFTTAISSCARLLNLEKGESIHEELVRSGVALDAYVSAALVDMYGKCGCLEKAREVFNEIPNKSLVSWNTMIGGYSQIGDSFSCIKLLVRMNQEKLMPNSTTLSSLVMSCAKSAHLLHGKFIHGYILRKNVECDIFIRSSLIDMYFKCGCIKLAEKVFTTMPKTNIVSWNVMISGYVSAGCYFEALDIYKDMREARISPDAITFTSTLSACSQVSALERGKDLHKCIIESKFDSNVILMGAVLDMYAKCGAVEDAVGVFNQLSRRDLVSWTSMIVAYGSHGRSFEALKLFEDMLQSSIRPDRVTFLAVISACSHAGLVDEGRHFFNLMINDYGIQPTSAEYSCLIDLLGRAGRLQEAYELLQNTPTMKEDVELLSTLFAACHLHGDIVLGEKIASSLIEKDQEDLSTYVVLEKMYAATKNWNEAREIRLKMKEVGLRKSPGCSWIEVDRQIRSFLAEDNTSPGAESVFDCLSLMYSHMEKDENLNQAAL, from the coding sequence ATGAACACTGCCACCATACAAATATTATTTTCTCTGCTGAAATCTTGCACTCACACAAGATCATTGAAAACAATTCAAACAGTTCATCAGAAAATAATTTCTTCAGGTTTGCAAAAGAACTTAGCTTTATGTAAAAACCTCGTTAATCTTTACATCTCATGCCGAGCATATAAATCAGCTAATTCAGTTTTTCTGAGCTTAGAAAACCCGTTGGACATTACGTTATGGAATGGATTGATGGCAGCGTATACGAAGAATTTCATGTATACAGAGGCACTTACGTTGTATGAAAATTTGCTTCAGTTCCCTTATTTGAAACCGGATAGTTACACATACCCAAGCGTTTTGAAGGCTTGTGGTGGATTGAGGAGATTAGATATCGGGGAAAGGATTCATGCAGATTTGACAAAATCTGGCCTTTTATCAGATGTTGTCATATCCAGCTCTTTGGTTGGTGTGTACGCCAAGTGTGGGTTGTTTGGAGCAGCTGTGAAGTTGTTTGATGAAATGCCTGCGAGGGATTTGGCATGTTGGAATAATGTGATTTCGTGTTATTATCAAAGTGGGCAGTCTGAAAAGGCTTTGGAGTATTTTGAAAGGATGAGGAGTTTTGGGTATAAACCCGATTCGGTGTCTTTTACAACAGCCATATCTTCATGTGCTAGGCTTTTGAATTTGGAAAAGGGGGAAAGCATTCATGAAGAACTGGTGAGGAGTGGGGTTGCGTTGGATGCTTATGTGAGTGCTGCTCTTGTGGATATGTATGGTAAATGTGGATGCTTAGAGAAGGCTAGAGAAGTTTTCAATGAAATTCCTAACAAGAGCTTGGTTTCATGGAACACAATGATTGGAGGTTATAGTCAGATTGGGGATAGTTTTTCATGCATTAAACTTCTAGTGAGAATGAACCAAGAAAAACTTATGCCGAATTCGACAACTCTAAGCAGTCTGGTAATGTCTTGTGCTAAATCGGCCCATCTCCTTCACGGAAAATTTATCCATGGCTACATATTAAGAAAAAATGTGGAATGTGACATCTTCATCAGAAGCTCATTAATTGATATGTACTTCAAATGTGGATGCATCAAGCTTGCTGAGAAAGTATTTACCACGATGCCTAAAACAAATATTGTTTCTTGGAATGTAATGATTTCTGGATATGTATCAGCAGGCTGTTACTTTGAAGCCCTGGATATATATAAGGACATGAGGGAAGCAAGAATAAGCCCGGATGCGATAACATTCACCAGTACTCTTTCAGCTTGTTCGCAAGTATCTGCATTAGAAAGGGGAAAAGATTTGCACAAGTGTATCATTGAGAGTAAGTTTGATTCAAATGTGATATTAATGGGTGCTGTTCTTGATATGTATGCCAAGTGTGGTGCTGTCGAAGACGCTGTAGGAGTGTTTAATCAGTTATCTAGAAGAGATTTAGTATCATGGACTTCGATGATAGTTGCATATGGTTCTCATGGTCGATCATTTGAAGCTTTGAAACTTTTTGAGGATATGTTACAATCTAGCATAAGGCCAGACAGAGTAACCTTTCTTGCTGTGATTTCTGCTTGCAGCCATGCAGGATTAGTTGACGAGGGGCGACATTTTTTTAACTTAATGATTAACGATTATGGTATCCAGCCTACATCTGCTGAATACTCTTGTCTTATAGATCTCCTAGGACGTGCTGGCAGGCTACAAGAAGCTTACGAGCTTCTACAGAATACACCTACCATGAAAGAGGATGTTGAGTTGTTAAGTACACTATTTGCTGCTTGTCATTTGCATGGGGATATAGTCTTAGGGGAAAAAATTGCAAGTTCCCTTATTGAGAAGGATCAAGAAGATCTATCTACTTATGTTGTTCTAGAGAAGATGTATGCTGCTACCAAAAATTGGAATGAGGCTCGCGAGATTAGATTGAAAATGAAAGAAGTTGGGTTGAGAAAGAGTCCAGGGTGTAGCTGGATTGAAGTTGATAGGCAAATCCGGTCATTTTTAGCCGAGGATAACACATCCCCTGGTGCTGAATCTGTTTTTGACTGTTTAAGTTTGATGTATAGTCACATGGAGAAGGATGAAAATTTGAATCAAGCAGCGCTGTAA